In a genomic window of Glaciimonas sp. PCH181:
- a CDS encoding SDR family oxidoreductase, translated as MAPIKPAPVFGKPRVLILGCGDVGMRLLPLLQHRFRVFAVTSQTARFDELRAAGAHPVLADLDQPHTLARLSRLAQIVVHLAPPQSTGSKDQRTRNLAAILPERTTLVYISTSGVYGDCDGRLIDETHPVNPHNPRAQRRVDAEQVLRAWAKRRSGRLSILRVPGIYAANRLPIERLKKGTPALIAEDDVYTNHIHADDLAQIIFSVIFKAAPSRVYHAVDDSEIKMAAYFDAVADAYGYPPAPRLPRAELAQQVSPMLLSFMSESRRLENRRIKAELGVRLRYPSVQTALVRMAADAMDNAVE; from the coding sequence ATGGCGCCAATTAAACCTGCGCCAGTATTTGGTAAGCCGCGCGTATTGATACTTGGCTGCGGCGACGTTGGTATGCGATTGTTGCCATTGTTGCAGCATCGCTTCAGAGTCTTTGCGGTCACTAGCCAGACTGCCCGATTTGACGAGTTACGCGCCGCCGGTGCGCATCCGGTGCTGGCCGATCTCGATCAACCACATACTTTGGCGCGTTTGAGTCGGTTGGCGCAGATTGTTGTGCATCTGGCACCGCCGCAATCGACGGGTAGTAAAGATCAGCGCACGCGTAATCTGGCCGCTATTTTACCCGAGCGGACAACGCTTGTTTATATCAGTACAAGTGGCGTGTATGGCGACTGCGATGGACGCTTGATTGACGAGACCCATCCGGTCAATCCCCATAATCCCCGTGCCCAACGCCGCGTCGATGCGGAGCAAGTCTTGCGCGCTTGGGCAAAACGCCGTTCAGGGCGTTTGTCGATTCTGCGCGTGCCGGGAATTTATGCTGCTAACCGGTTGCCGATCGAACGGCTTAAAAAAGGTACTCCCGCGCTAATCGCTGAAGATGATGTGTATACCAACCATATTCATGCAGATGATCTGGCGCAGATTATCTTTTCAGTAATTTTTAAGGCCGCGCCATCGCGTGTGTATCATGCAGTCGATGATTCTGAGATAAAAATGGCCGCTTATTTTGATGCAGTAGCAGACGCTTACGGTTATCCACCTGCACCGCGTTTACCGCGTGCAGAACTGGCGCAGCAGGTGTCGCCGATGTTGCTGTCATTTATGTCAGAGTCACGCCGTTTGGAAAATCGGCGAATTAAAGCGGAGTTGGGCGTGCGTTTGCGTTATCCGAGTGTTCAGACAGCGCTGGTGCGGATGGCTGCGGATGCAATGGATAATGCTGTCGAATAA
- a CDS encoding CDP-6-deoxy-delta-3,4-glucoseen reductase, whose product MSFQVTVQPSGRQFTCDESETILSAAIRANVGLPYGCKNGACSSCKGKLIAGSVTHSAHQEKALPASEEALGFSLFCCATPHSDITIEAREVAGVGEFPIRKMPTRIAKIDKVTEDVIVLSLQLPASERFQYRAGQYIEFMLRDGKRRSYSMANAPHNDAQITLHIRHMPGGLFTDQVFSTLKERDILRFEGPLGTFFLREDSVKPIILLASGTGFAPIKAIIEQMIHNASARPMTLYWGGRRPQDLYMDAQCEEWARSVPNFTYAPVISNAEPEDRWTGRSGFVHQAVIADFADLSDYQVYACGAPIVVESAQRDFVALCKLPAEEFYADAFTSEADLSQ is encoded by the coding sequence ATGAGTTTTCAGGTAACTGTTCAGCCGAGTGGTCGGCAATTCACTTGTGACGAGAGCGAAACCATTTTGAGCGCGGCGATACGCGCTAACGTGGGCTTGCCTTACGGTTGCAAAAATGGCGCGTGTAGCTCATGCAAAGGCAAGCTGATTGCTGGCAGCGTCACCCATAGCGCCCATCAGGAAAAAGCCTTGCCAGCCAGCGAAGAAGCGTTGGGTTTCTCGCTCTTTTGCTGCGCTACGCCGCATTCCGACATCACCATTGAAGCCCGCGAAGTTGCCGGTGTTGGCGAATTTCCGATCCGCAAAATGCCCACCCGTATCGCCAAAATCGACAAAGTCACCGAGGATGTCATCGTTTTATCGCTGCAACTGCCCGCTAGCGAGCGCTTTCAATATCGGGCCGGTCAATATATCGAATTTATGCTGCGCGACGGCAAACGCCGTAGTTATAGCATGGCAAACGCGCCGCATAACGACGCGCAGATTACGTTGCACATCCGCCACATGCCGGGCGGCTTATTTACCGATCAGGTATTTTCGACGTTGAAAGAGCGCGATATTTTGCGCTTTGAAGGGCCGCTCGGCACCTTTTTCCTACGCGAAGACTCGGTCAAACCGATTATTTTGCTAGCTTCGGGCACCGGCTTCGCCCCGATCAAAGCCATCATCGAACAAATGATCCATAACGCCTCTGCGCGCCCAATGACGCTATATTGGGGCGGACGCCGTCCCCAGGATCTGTATATGGATGCGCAGTGCGAAGAATGGGCGCGCAGCGTCCCCAACTTTACCTATGCGCCAGTGATATCGAACGCCGAACCAGAAGATCGATGGACTGGCCGCAGCGGCTTCGTGCATCAGGCTGTCATAGCAGACTTCGCCGATTTATCGGACTACCAAGTCTATGCTTGCGGTGCACCCATCGTTGTGGAATCAGCACAACGCGACTTTGTTGCCCTGTGCAAATTGCCTGCCGAAGAGTTTTATGCAGACGCGTTTACGTCCGAAGCAGACTTGTCTCAATAA
- a CDS encoding acetylornithine transaminase, with protein sequence MEFNQFATNDLMYITNRPPLVFTEGDGMWMTDHTGKRYLDYLQGWAVNALGHSPQCIQDALVAQSKKLLNPSPAFFNAPSIELASLLTANSCFDRVFFANSGAEANEGAIKLARKWGKKNPNKAGQNRFEIITFDHSFHGRTLATMSASGKPGWDTMFAPQVPGFPKADLNDLASVERLINENTVAVMLEPVQGEGGVLPATREFMRDLRALTKKHNLLLIVDEVQSGMGRTGELFAYQLADITPDIMTLGKGIGGGVPLAALLAREEVSCFEPGDQGGTYNGNPLMTAVGTAVLKTLLAPGFMQAVNDKSAYLSAELVKLSEKHGLEGERGEGLLRALKLGKDIGPQIVDIAREMQPVGLLLNSPRPNLLRFMPALNVTTDEIDQMISMLSSVLDQIDAAGK encoded by the coding sequence ATGGAATTCAACCAATTTGCCACCAATGATTTGATGTACATCACCAACCGTCCACCGCTGGTCTTCACCGAAGGCGACGGCATGTGGATGACCGATCACACTGGCAAGCGCTATCTGGATTACTTGCAAGGTTGGGCTGTGAATGCGCTGGGCCATTCGCCGCAATGCATCCAAGATGCGCTGGTTGCGCAATCGAAAAAACTGCTGAATCCATCGCCCGCCTTTTTTAACGCCCCGTCTATCGAACTGGCATCGCTGCTGACAGCGAATTCTTGTTTCGACCGGGTATTCTTTGCCAACAGCGGCGCTGAAGCCAACGAAGGCGCGATTAAACTGGCGCGTAAATGGGGCAAAAAGAATCCGAATAAAGCTGGTCAGAACCGCTTTGAAATTATCACTTTCGACCATAGTTTCCATGGCCGCACGCTGGCAACGATGTCCGCCAGTGGCAAACCCGGCTGGGACACAATGTTTGCACCGCAAGTGCCGGGCTTTCCTAAAGCCGACCTCAACGATCTGGCCAGCGTAGAGCGTCTGATCAATGAGAACACCGTGGCGGTGATGCTAGAGCCGGTACAAGGCGAAGGCGGCGTCCTGCCAGCCACGCGTGAGTTCATGCGCGATTTGCGCGCTTTAACTAAAAAACATAATCTGTTGCTGATCGTTGACGAAGTGCAATCAGGTATGGGCCGCACCGGCGAATTGTTCGCCTATCAATTAGCCGATATCACGCCGGACATCATGACGCTGGGCAAAGGTATCGGCGGCGGCGTGCCGTTAGCAGCCCTGCTGGCGCGTGAGGAAGTATCTTGCTTTGAACCTGGCGATCAAGGTGGCACCTACAACGGCAATCCATTGATGACAGCGGTAGGAACAGCAGTTCTAAAAACCTTGCTGGCACCCGGCTTTATGCAAGCAGTGAATGACAAGAGCGCCTACCTTAGCGCTGAACTGGTCAAATTATCCGAGAAACATGGTCTGGAAGGTGAGCGCGGCGAAGGCTTGCTACGCGCCCTAAAATTAGGCAAAGATATCGGCCCGCAAATCGTCGATATCGCCCGCGAGATGCAACCAGTCGGATTGTTGCTAAATTCACCGCGCCCTAATCTGCTACGCTTTATGCCTGCGTTAAATGTCACAACCGATGAAATTGATCAGATGATCAGTATGTTATCGAGCGTGCTGGATCAGATCGACGCCGCAGGAAAATGA
- a CDS encoding C40 family peptidase has translation MTVRTFLICCCALLLAACGSGSNNVRKTPLTMGSYLNSQVPPSDTGNEIVIYSMGLIDTDYRFGGKNPEAGLDCSGMVSYVFKQAVGLRVTGSAAMIAKQGREVPKSDIRPGDLVFFNTMNRPFSHVGIYIGDGRFINAPSTNGKVRIDRLETKYYAERLESVRRYFD, from the coding sequence ATGACGGTAAGAACCTTCTTGATCTGTTGCTGCGCGTTATTGCTGGCTGCTTGCGGCAGCGGCAGTAATAACGTGCGCAAAACGCCGCTGACGATGGGAAGCTATTTAAACTCACAGGTGCCACCGAGCGACACCGGCAACGAAATCGTCATTTACTCGATGGGGCTAATCGATACGGATTACCGCTTCGGCGGTAAAAATCCAGAGGCAGGGCTAGATTGCAGCGGCATGGTGAGTTACGTTTTTAAACAAGCCGTGGGACTGCGCGTGACCGGCAGCGCCGCCATGATCGCGAAGCAAGGCCGGGAAGTACCAAAAAGTGACATTCGGCCCGGCGATCTGGTGTTTTTCAATACGATGAATCGCCCGTTTTCGCATGTCGGTATTTACATTGGCGACGGCCGTTTCATTAACGCGCCATCGACCAATGGCAAAGTCAGGATTGATCGACTGGAAACTAAATATTACGCGGAAAGGCTTGAGTCGGTGCGGCGATATTTTGATTAA
- a CDS encoding LysR substrate-binding domain-containing protein: MEIKSQMSDRIPSLNAIRIFEVAARHLSLVNAAQELHVTHGAVSRQIIQLEETLGVALFERRNRAIFLTREGAAFKVTCGDVINRLNIGIRHVRKAAPDQPLVLSCEATISMRWLIPRLNKFKARFPSINIHLFAEGGAIDFQHRHVDLALRRNDFNWGAEIYAEPIAMERVGPVCAPTLLKAGQLHLDHQCLLQTSSRSNAWQRWQIASGVPIATHLVGHYEHFYLSLEAACAGLGVAISSIYMIQDDIKSGRLVAPFGFQEDGSTYYLLSPVSFDEDHRRRKFLNWLCEELDGTALHFAHD, from the coding sequence ATGGAGATAAAATCACAGATGAGTGACCGTATTCCATCGCTGAATGCCATTAGGATATTTGAAGTAGCGGCGCGTCATTTGAGTTTAGTCAATGCAGCCCAAGAGCTTCACGTAACCCATGGTGCGGTAAGTCGCCAAATCATACAGTTGGAAGAAACGTTGGGCGTTGCGCTGTTTGAACGCAGAAATCGCGCAATCTTTCTGACCCGCGAAGGGGCGGCCTTTAAGGTGACCTGTGGGGATGTAATTAATCGTTTAAATATCGGGATTCGTCATGTGAGGAAAGCCGCGCCGGATCAACCGCTGGTGCTCTCTTGTGAGGCGACGATTTCAATGCGATGGTTGATACCCAGATTGAATAAATTCAAAGCGCGTTTCCCTTCCATTAATATTCATCTTTTTGCCGAAGGTGGAGCTATCGATTTCCAACATCGCCACGTTGATCTGGCACTGAGACGTAACGATTTTAATTGGGGAGCTGAGATATACGCTGAGCCAATTGCCATGGAGCGGGTTGGCCCTGTTTGTGCGCCGACATTGCTAAAGGCGGGCCAATTGCATCTTGACCACCAATGCTTATTACAAACATCTTCCCGATCTAACGCTTGGCAACGCTGGCAGATCGCCTCGGGGGTGCCGATTGCCACCCATCTGGTTGGACATTATGAGCATTTTTATCTCAGTCTTGAGGCTGCGTGTGCCGGTTTGGGAGTCGCGATCAGCTCAATCTACATGATCCAGGATGATATAAAAAGTGGGCGACTGGTCGCACCGTTCGGATTTCAAGAGGACGGCTCGACTTACTACTTACTATCCCCCGTTTCTTTCGATGAAGACCATCGACGTCGGAAATTTTTGAATTGGCTTTGTGAAGAATTGGACGGCACAGCTTTACATTTTGCGCATGATTGA
- a CDS encoding 2OG-Fe dioxygenase family protein, translating into MSGLLTPVTAQKTINEATSDIEKICNLIAHKDFLFMTGEKTKALLEQQRPDALEDLEEFTQSWSDLYTDAYMADKGTYRKRRHATMSAPPSSKFFHLEAHQPHFQSLYFNNLNGDVKRLYRPISSSTLDSKILTNILRLGCDIFGRLSPYSSWHIEIHQFRIEAGLGGAATPTPEGIHRDGVGFVMMLMVKRINIANGATSIYDLEKRRLNEFTLRAPLDMAIVNDERVFHSVAPLIQLDCNKDAYRDVLVVTFRKKCAHNFPNQGKF; encoded by the coding sequence ATGAGCGGATTGTTGACACCTGTGACCGCGCAAAAAACAATAAATGAAGCCACATCTGATATAGAAAAAATATGCAATCTAATAGCGCATAAAGACTTTTTATTTATGACGGGAGAAAAAACGAAAGCATTGCTTGAGCAACAAAGGCCAGATGCTCTCGAAGACTTGGAGGAATTTACACAAAGCTGGTCTGATTTATATACGGATGCGTATATGGCGGATAAAGGCACATATCGCAAGCGTCGTCATGCGACGATGAGCGCACCACCATCAAGTAAATTTTTTCACTTGGAAGCACACCAACCACATTTTCAAAGCTTGTATTTTAATAATTTAAATGGGGATGTTAAGCGCCTTTATAGACCCATTTCCTCCTCAACCTTAGATAGCAAAATTCTCACGAATATCCTTAGATTGGGATGTGACATTTTTGGCCGCCTCTCACCCTATTCCTCGTGGCATATAGAAATACATCAATTCAGGATCGAAGCTGGATTAGGAGGGGCAGCAACGCCAACTCCTGAAGGGATACATCGCGACGGTGTAGGGTTTGTGATGATGCTGATGGTCAAACGGATCAATATAGCTAACGGGGCCACTTCTATTTATGATTTGGAAAAGCGACGATTAAACGAATTCACGCTAAGGGCACCCCTTGATATGGCAATTGTCAACGACGAGCGAGTTTTTCACAGTGTTGCGCCGCTTATTCAATTGGACTGCAACAAAGATGCGTATCGGGACGTTTTAGTAGTAACGTTTCGCAAAAAATGTGCCCACAATTTTCCCAACCAAGGGAAATTTTAG
- a CDS encoding LysE family translocator: MPELIAVAIITILAVISPGADFALVTRNSYLYGRHAGLLAAIGIALGVQVHVTYTMLGVGLLITNSPGLFTLIKIVGALYLVYIGGKTFVARPVIDIDPLAKAPASKVGSLRAGFMINVFNPKTTLFVVSVYTQVVGVNTSLSAQIGYGLFMSFAHGLWFSLVALFFSNTRLRLRMLKSQSTLNRIIGVTLVSLGIALVFMPAPS, from the coding sequence ATGCCGGAGTTAATCGCAGTAGCCATCATCACGATCCTAGCCGTCATTAGTCCCGGCGCAGACTTTGCTTTAGTGACCAGAAATAGTTATTTATATGGGCGCCACGCCGGACTGCTGGCCGCAATTGGTATTGCACTGGGTGTGCAAGTGCACGTGACTTACACCATGCTCGGCGTCGGATTGTTGATCACCAACTCGCCCGGTTTATTTACGCTGATCAAGATTGTCGGGGCGCTTTATCTGGTTTATATCGGGGGAAAAACTTTTGTCGCACGCCCAGTGATCGACATCGATCCCCTTGCCAAAGCGCCAGCAAGTAAAGTCGGCTCGCTAAGAGCCGGTTTCATGATCAATGTATTCAATCCCAAAACAACCTTATTCGTCGTCAGTGTTTATACGCAAGTTGTTGGCGTAAATACGTCGCTTTCGGCACAAATAGGATATGGCTTATTTATGTCTTTTGCGCATGGCCTGTGGTTTAGTCTGGTAGCCCTATTCTTCTCGAATACCCGACTGCGCCTACGTATGCTGAAATCCCAATCAACTCTCAATAGAATAATCGGCGTTACTTTAGTGAGCCTTGGTATAGCTTTAGTTTTTATGCCAGCGCCTTCGTAG
- the lpdA gene encoding dihydrolipoyl dehydrogenase translates to MSMVEVKVPDIGDFKEVEIIELLVKVGDTVKVDQSLITVESDKASMEIPSSHAGVVKEIKVKVGEKIAEGSIILALEAAGVSAAPAAAPAATPAAVAPAAPVAAPAAASFSGSADIECDTVVLGAGPGGYTAAFRASDLGQKVVLIERYPDLGGVCLNVGCIPSKALLHAAKVITEAEEMAHFGVKMSAPEIDINALRGWKESIIKKLTGGLTGLSKARKVQIVTGKGEFSSANTIVVQTAEGAKVVAFKNAIIAAGSSVAKIPGFPYDDPRLIDSTGALELRQIPKTLLVIGGGIIGLEMACVYDALGSKVTVVEFADGLIPAADRDIVKPLQKRIEKRYEAIYLKTKVTKLEALPEGLRATFEGADGNTKAPTEPQLFDMVLVAVGRRPNGKEIAAEKAGVIVNDRGFIPADKQQRTNVAHIFAIGDVCGDPMLAHKATNEAKVAAEVIGGHKVAFDAMTIPSVAYTDPEIAWMGLTETEAKAKGIPFEKANFPWAASGRALAMGRDDGMTKLLWDPTTKRIIGAGIVGVNAGELLAETVLAMEMGADLEDLALTIHAHPTLSETPMFAAEMGLGTITDLFIPPKKK, encoded by the coding sequence ATGAGTATGGTCGAAGTCAAGGTCCCGGATATCGGCGACTTCAAGGAAGTCGAAATCATTGAGCTGTTGGTTAAAGTAGGCGACACAGTCAAAGTCGATCAGTCATTGATCACGGTTGAGTCCGACAAGGCCAGCATGGAAATTCCATCGAGCCATGCCGGTGTAGTTAAAGAAATCAAAGTCAAAGTTGGCGAAAAAATCGCTGAAGGTTCGATCATTCTGGCATTGGAAGCCGCTGGCGTGAGTGCTGCTCCTGCCGCTGCTCCTGCGGCAACACCGGCTGCGGTCGCACCAGCAGCACCGGTAGCAGCGCCTGCCGCAGCCAGTTTCTCCGGCAGTGCTGATATCGAATGCGATACCGTCGTTTTAGGCGCAGGGCCGGGCGGTTATACCGCTGCTTTCCGCGCTTCCGATTTAGGCCAAAAAGTCGTTTTGATTGAGCGTTATCCTGATCTTGGGGGTGTTTGTCTGAACGTTGGCTGTATTCCTTCCAAGGCATTGCTACACGCTGCCAAGGTGATTACAGAAGCCGAAGAAATGGCGCATTTTGGCGTCAAGATGTCTGCTCCGGAAATTGATATCAATGCGTTGCGCGGCTGGAAAGAAAGCATCATCAAAAAGCTGACCGGCGGTCTTACCGGTTTGTCGAAAGCCCGGAAAGTACAAATTGTGACCGGGAAGGGCGAATTTAGCTCGGCCAACACGATCGTTGTGCAGACCGCAGAGGGTGCAAAAGTCGTCGCGTTTAAAAATGCGATCATCGCCGCCGGATCATCGGTCGCTAAAATCCCAGGATTTCCTTACGACGATCCACGCCTGATCGACTCAACCGGCGCGTTGGAACTGCGTCAGATTCCAAAGACATTGCTGGTTATTGGCGGCGGGATTATTGGGCTGGAAATGGCCTGCGTCTACGATGCGCTCGGCTCTAAAGTCACAGTGGTGGAGTTTGCAGACGGTCTGATTCCTGCGGCTGACCGCGACATCGTCAAGCCACTTCAGAAGCGTATCGAAAAACGTTACGAAGCGATTTACCTGAAAACTAAAGTCACCAAACTGGAAGCGTTGCCTGAAGGATTGCGCGCGACATTTGAAGGCGCTGATGGTAATACTAAGGCCCCGACTGAGCCGCAATTGTTTGACATGGTATTAGTCGCAGTCGGTCGCCGCCCGAACGGCAAAGAAATCGCGGCTGAAAAGGCTGGCGTGATCGTCAATGATCGTGGCTTTATCCCGGCGGACAAACAACAGCGTACTAACGTCGCGCACATTTTTGCCATCGGCGACGTCTGCGGCGATCCAATGCTGGCGCATAAAGCGACCAACGAAGCCAAAGTGGCAGCCGAAGTTATCGGCGGTCACAAGGTTGCGTTCGACGCTATGACGATCCCTTCGGTAGCCTACACCGATCCAGAAATCGCCTGGATGGGATTGACCGAAACCGAGGCGAAAGCTAAAGGTATTCCGTTCGAAAAAGCCAATTTCCCATGGGCAGCCAGCGGCCGCGCATTGGCAATGGGCCGCGACGATGGCATGACTAAATTGTTGTGGGACCCAACTACCAAACGCATCATCGGCGCGGGTATCGTCGGCGTGAATGCCGGTGAATTACTGGCCGAAACCGTGCTGGCAATGGAAATGGGCGCTGACTTGGAAGATCTGGCCTTGACGATCCATGCGCATCCAACCTTGTCCGAGACGCCGATGTTTGCGGCTGAAATGGGCTTGGGTACGATTACTGATCTATTTATTCCGCCTAAGAAGAAGTAA
- a CDS encoding MFS transporter — MTTCVVVKKDNQIAIASDSLVTFGDTRLSHAYEANNKILQVGSSFITLAGSAAHFPVMRKLMLGMGDECKLESREEIFETFSRIHTILKDQYFLNTKEDEDDPYESSQITALIANPFGIFGIYSYREVFSFERFWGIGSGRNFALGGMYAVYDQNLSAHQIAEIGVQAGVEFDKSSAAPIRIHSFAMHP; from the coding sequence ATGACTACTTGTGTTGTCGTTAAGAAAGATAACCAGATCGCGATTGCGTCGGATTCGCTAGTGACTTTCGGCGATACGCGTTTGTCGCATGCTTATGAAGCCAACAACAAGATTTTACAAGTTGGCAGTTCTTTCATCACTTTGGCCGGGTCTGCTGCGCATTTCCCTGTCATGCGCAAGCTGATGCTGGGCATGGGCGATGAATGCAAACTGGAAAGTCGGGAAGAAATTTTCGAGACCTTTTCGCGCATCCATACCATCCTCAAAGATCAATATTTCCTCAATACCAAAGAAGACGAAGACGATCCTTACGAGTCATCGCAAATCACCGCGCTGATCGCCAACCCTTTCGGGATTTTTGGCATTTACTCGTATCGTGAAGTGTTTAGCTTTGAGCGTTTTTGGGGAATAGGCAGCGGTCGTAATTTTGCGTTAGGCGGGATGTACGCGGTCTACGATCAAAATCTCAGCGCGCATCAGATTGCCGAGATTGGTGTCCAGGCTGGCGTGGAGTTCGACAAGAGTTCTGCTGCACCGATACGCATACACAGTTTTGCGATGCACCCTTAG
- the aceF gene encoding dihydrolipoyllysine-residue acetyltransferase: MSMVEIKVPDIGDVKDVEVIEVMVKVGDTIKIDQSLATLETDKASMEIPSTQAGVVKEVKIKVGDKVSEGSLILILEGAAATAAPASAAAPAASAVATPAAAPAAAAPSAPSAPAGLVEVKVPDIGDVKDVEVIEVMVKVGDTIKVDQSLATLETDKASMEIPSTQAGVVKEVKIKVGDKVSEGALILIVESSGGAAAVAPAAAAPASAPAAATASAPAAAPAAPTPAAEAAPAAVASANGAVPHASPSVRKFARELGVDLGRVTGAGPKGRILQEDVQKYVKGVVADAIAKPSGASPAGKGSGVGLDLLPWPSLDFAKFGTTELLPLSRIKKISGPNLHRNWVMIPHVTQFDEADVTDLEEFRKDANAAYAKSKSTVKLTMLAFVIKASVAALKKFPAFNASLDANGENLILKQYYNIGFAADTPNGLVVPVIKNADQKGIAQIAQEMGDLSAQARDGKLKGQDMQGASFTISSLGGIGGTAFTPIINAPEVAILGLSKAAIKPVWDGKQFVPRLMMPMSLSYDHRVVDGAMGARFSVYLGEVLADMRKTLL; encoded by the coding sequence ATGAGTATGGTGGAAATTAAAGTCCCGGATATTGGCGACGTTAAAGACGTTGAAGTGATTGAGGTGATGGTCAAGGTCGGCGATACGATCAAGATCGACCAATCCCTTGCGACCCTCGAAACTGATAAAGCAAGTATGGAAATCCCTTCGACCCAGGCCGGTGTCGTGAAGGAAGTAAAAATCAAGGTCGGTGACAAAGTCAGTGAAGGTTCGTTGATTTTGATTCTGGAAGGCGCAGCGGCAACAGCTGCACCAGCATCCGCTGCTGCACCGGCGGCATCCGCTGTAGCAACACCCGCCGCTGCTCCTGCGGCGGCAGCTCCATCAGCACCCTCCGCGCCAGCAGGATTGGTCGAGGTAAAAGTCCCCGATATCGGCGATGTCAAAGACGTTGAAGTGATTGAAGTAATGGTCAAGGTCGGCGATACGATCAAAGTCGATCAATCGCTGGCGACGCTCGAAACCGACAAAGCTAGCATGGAAATTCCTTCGACCCAAGCCGGTGTCGTGAAGGAAGTAAAGATTAAAGTAGGCGATAAAGTCAGCGAAGGTGCGTTGATTCTGATAGTGGAATCTAGTGGCGGCGCAGCAGCAGTTGCCCCGGCGGCTGCGGCACCAGCCAGCGCGCCAGCAGCGGCAACAGCTTCAGCGCCAGCGGCTGCACCAGCAGCACCCACGCCGGCAGCAGAAGCCGCGCCAGCCGCAGTTGCCAGCGCAAATGGCGCCGTTCCCCACGCCTCTCCATCGGTACGTAAATTTGCCCGCGAACTCGGCGTCGATTTAGGCCGTGTGACCGGTGCAGGTCCAAAGGGACGCATTTTGCAAGAAGACGTACAGAAATACGTCAAAGGTGTGGTCGCCGACGCGATTGCCAAGCCGAGCGGCGCTTCGCCAGCAGGCAAGGGCAGCGGCGTTGGATTGGACTTGTTGCCATGGCCATCGCTAGACTTTGCCAAATTCGGTACGACCGAATTACTGCCACTGTCGCGTATCAAGAAAATCAGCGGTCCTAATCTGCACCGCAACTGGGTCATGATTCCGCATGTGACCCAATTTGACGAAGCCGATGTCACGGATCTGGAAGAATTCCGCAAAGATGCTAACGCCGCCTACGCCAAATCCAAATCGACAGTCAAACTGACGATGTTGGCGTTTGTGATCAAGGCCAGCGTCGCTGCGCTGAAGAAATTCCCAGCGTTCAATGCCTCGCTGGATGCTAACGGTGAAAACCTGATTCTGAAGCAGTATTACAACATCGGTTTTGCTGCGGATACGCCGAATGGTCTGGTTGTGCCGGTCATCAAAAATGCTGATCAAAAAGGCATCGCACAAATCGCGCAAGAAATGGGCGATCTATCGGCGCAGGCACGCGACGGTAAATTGAAGGGGCAAGATATGCAAGGCGCCAGCTTCACTATTTCTTCGTTGGGCGGCATTGGCGGTACGGCATTCACGCCGATCATCAATGCGCCTGAAGTGGCAATTTTGGGCTTGTCCAAGGCTGCGATCAAACCGGTCTGGGATGGCAAACAATTTGTACCGCGCCTGATGATGCCGATGTCGCTTTCCTACGATCACCGTGTTGTCGATGGTGCGATGGGTGCGCGTTTTAGCGTTTATCTGGGCGAAGTGCTGGCGGATATGCGCAAAACGTTGTTGTAA